In Triticum aestivum cultivar Chinese Spring chromosome 5B, IWGSC CS RefSeq v2.1, whole genome shotgun sequence, the following proteins share a genomic window:
- the LOC123112479 gene encoding glyceraldehyde-3-phosphate dehydrogenase, testis-specific isoform X1, producing MSLVRIVPANAGPYVVAPRATVVRFITLRSTVARPGLAARGMRVTRRLPSRCAPEAPPPPPDVLPPPPDASLPPPPDASLPPPPDASLPPPPDARESPSWIPWWPKVWGEVKRNCFHLGIMAFCIGVGYLATKENPEAAYLVTMCDKVEKLYKLLSRLVPVFTAILKCFK from the exons ATGTCCCTCGTCCGGATCGTGCCTGCGAATGCAGGTCCCTACGTCGTGGCGCCGCGGGCCACCGTCGTCCGCTTCATCACCTTGCGCTCGACCGTCGCGCGCCCCGGCCTCGCAG CAAGAGGGATGCGGGTTACGCGTCGTCTCCCCTCGCGGTGTGCACCCgaggcgccgccgcctccgcccgacgtgctgccgcctccgcccgacgcctcgctgccgccaccgcccgacGCCTCTCTGCCTCCACCGCCCGACGCATCTCTGCCTCCACCGCCCGACGCCAGGGAATCGCCGAGTTGGATCCCATGGTGGCCAAAGGTGTGGGGCGAAGTGAAGAGAAACTGCTTCCACCTTGGTATCATGGCTTTCTGTATCGGGGTTGGCTATCTAGCCACAAAGGAAAACCCGGAGGCTGCCTACTTAGTTACCATGTGCGACAAGGTTGAGAAGCTGTACAAGTTGCTCTCTCGCTTGGTTCCTGTTTTCACTGCGATTCTTAAGTGCTTCAAGTGA